The sequence AGCAAGCATTTTTTCAATGAGTGCAGTCAATTCATTTTTTATTGCCAGTCTTGGATTGATACGAAAGAGTTTGGTATTGCCGGAAAACTGACTGACAAGAATGCCACCACTTTCCAATTTTTCCAGTTGACGTTGTACTTGCCCTTTGGATAGGTCAAATGTGTTAGCT comes from Candidatus Obscuribacterales bacterium and encodes:
- a CDS encoding winged helix-turn-helix domain-containing protein; translation: MYKALFGSDVAEQCLLYIGNYGEGYINGIANTFDLSKGQVQRQLEKLESGGILVSQFSGNTKLFRINPRLAIKNELTALIEKMLA